CTTATTTAAAACACAACTTATTATCTGGTCAAGCGGAACTATTTTTTTAAATGGAACATATTTTTGTGGTTTTTCTCCTGCTTTTCTATCTGCAAGTTCTTCCACTCTATGCATTACACCAACAGTTACCTTTCTTCCACAAACAGGACATATATAATTATTTTTTTTAGTTTCCTCTGGAGAAAAACATATTTTACAATTTCTATGTCCATCATAATGATATTTGCCCTCTTCAGGAAAATATTCAACTGTCATTTTAAAATTTTTATTTTTAAGAATTGAAATGAGTTCTTTAAAATCAAATTTGTCAAAAAAAATATTGGCTTCCCTGCCTATTTTTGATGGAGAATGAGCATCAGAATTTGAAATTAAAGAAAATCTATCAAGTGCAGATAATCTCCAGTTCATTTCCGGGTCACTACTCAATCCTGTTTCAAGTGCAAAAATTTCATCTGTAAGTTCTTTAAAACATTCTTCAATTTTATTAAATCCGGAATTTGAACCAAAAAGAGAAAAATGTGGTGTCCAGATGTGAGCAGGAACAATAAATCCAAATTCATCTATATCTTTAAGTATTTTTAAAAGTTCTTTTGCTTCAAGTTGTAAAATTGGTCTTCCATCAGCATTTAAATCACCATATCTTTCTACAT
This portion of the bacterium genome encodes:
- a CDS encoding endonuclease Q family protein, with the protein product MKSEMYIADFHIHSKYSRATSKDMQLDGLVKWAKYKGINLLGTGDITHFYWFYELKRNLKETDRFGIYNYGGIDFILTGEVCNIFDKKGITKKIHNIIFISSIEKVEKFNRNVERYGDLNADGRPILQLEAKELLKILKDIDEFGFIVPAHIWTPHFSLFGSNSGFNKIEECFKELTDEIFALETGLSSDPEMNWRLSALDRFSLISNSDAHSPSKIGREANIFFDKFDFKELISILKNKNFKMTVEYFPEEGKYHYDGHRNCKICFSPEETKKNNYICPVCGRKVTVGVMHRVEELADRKAGEKPQKYVPFKKIVPLDQIISCVLNKEVSSQIVQKTYFDIINKFGPEFYILIEADEKEFEEKIDIKIFEGIKRVKKGDVNIKPGYDGEFGEVSILLDLEKEEDQQTLF